The segment TCTGCTAGGAAATCAGAAAGCTAAAAGTGTGTTGATCTTTTGTTCGACCAAAAGTAGTGCAAAGGCACTTAGCAGAGAATTAAAGCTTTTAAATCTGGCTGTTGAGGATATTCATTCAGATTTGGATCAGATGAACCGTGAAAAGGTTTTGATGGATTTCAAAAATAAAAAGCTTAATATTTTAGTCGCAACAGATATTTTATCACGAGGAATCGATATTGAAGACATTGAACTCATTGTCAACTTTGATGTTCCACAGGATGGTGAAGATTATATTCATCGAATAGGGAGAACAGCCAGGGCAGATGCCGATGGTGTTGCGATTACCTTAATAAGTGAACGTGATCAAGGAAAGTTTGCTGTAATTGAAAAATTACTGGAGAAAGAAGTTTATAAAGGGAAAGTTCCCATTCAATTTGGGGATGCTCCAACTTATAATCCAAACAGTAAGCGAAATACGTTTAAAAAATTTGGGCGCAAGAAAAATAAATAATTAAATTTTTTAATTATCATAAATAGAGAGTTATTATTCTAATTAACCATCAATTAATAATTAATTTTTTCGATTATGAAAATCTTACTTATCCAAAATCATGCAACTGAAAGCTTTGGTTATATAGAAACCTTTTTAACAGAACATAATTATGAATTTGTATGCTTCAAAGCTTACGAAGGCAATAATTATCCTCCATTAAAACAATTTACGCACCTCATGGTTGGAGGTTCTCCGCATTCGGCCAATGAGGTTGATTCAATTTTATTTCTAAAAAAAGAATGGGAATATTTGTCGAAAGCAATTAAATTGAAACTTCCGGTTTTTGGTCTTTGTTTTGGAGCACAAATCGTTGCACGAATTTTAGGTGCCAAAGTTCAAAAAAATGCCTTATTGGAAATTGGTGATTCTGAATTAAAACTAACTATAGCCGGACAGTCCGATCCATTTTTCAAAGGATTTCCAAAAAAGTTCCATGCGTTTCAATGGCATGGCGACACCTTCGATGTTCCAGAAAATGCTGAATTATTGGTTGAAGGAAAATCTTGCAATAATCAGGCATTTCGTTATAACAATATTTTGGCGGTCCAGTTTCACCTGGAGGTTGATCACATCATGGCCAGCCAATGGTATAGCCATTTTAAAAATGACATGAAAGGCTATCACAAAAATGCAGAACAGATTGTTCAGGAATGTCTTGCGATTGAGAAAGCACAACTCCAATTATGCGAGATTATGCTGAATAATTTTTTTGAGTAAAGATTTTCAACCTGCATTATTTATTAGATGCATTGCTCCCTTTACCCCATCTGCGGCACTTGAAATAATGCCTCCGGCGTAGCCGCTTCCTTCGCCAAGCATGTATAAATTCCCGAATCCTTCACAAAGTCCGGATTTTTCTCTTAAAACCTGAATGGACGAAGACGTTTTGCTTTCCAAACCCAATAGAATCCCTTTCTCAAATCCCTTCATTTTACGATTAAAATCCAACAACCCTACTTTCATTGCTTCACTGATTTCTTTCGGCAGAAGTTCCCATAAAGGTGCACTCACTAATCCTAAAGGATAACTGGTTTCAATAGCCAAACTACTTATTTTCCGAGTAATGAAATCTTCAATCCTACAATACGGGGCTTGATATGAACCAGAAAAATCGAAAAATTTTTGCTCAAGCTTTTCCACCCAATCGAGTGATTCAAGTGCTGAAACTTCCCTGTTCAATAATTGACTTAAATTTAAAGATGCTACGCACGCGGCATTTGCAAATTTGGCATCACGCCCGTACATACTCATTCCGTTTACAATATTACTTCCTTTGTATGCTGTGGCCGGAACTACCATTCCTCCGGGGCACATACAAAAACTATAAACATGATGTTTATCATCGGCATTTGAAGTAAGCCGATATTCGGCAGCTTTAACTCCTGGTAAGGATTCAATCCCCCATTGGGCCTTATTGATCAGTTCTTGCGGATGTTCCATCCTGCTCCCAATGGCAAAATTTTTTGATCGGAATTGTACTCCTTTTTTAATAAGCATTCGATAAGTCTCGAATGCGGAATGACCGATTGCCATTATTAAATAATCCGTCTCGTAATTTTTGCCTGTACTTGTTTCAACAGTATGAATCTTTCCTTTTTTTATTTTAAGATCGGTGACGCATGTATTAAAAATAATTTCCCCGCCAATCTTGACAAACTTTTCCCTCAGGTTTTTTGCAATTATTTTTAAGTTATCGCTTCCCAAATGTGGGTGCGCCATATATTTAATTTCCTGAGGAGCACCTGCATCAACATATTCATTGATAATAAAACCCCTTTCGGTGGAAATATGTTTAGATCTGGAAGTTAATTTACCATCCGAAAATGTACCTGCTCCTCCTTCTCCATATGCGTAGTTATTGTTTGAATCAAACTTTTCCGTTTTTTCAAATTTTTCAATCATTTGTCCCCGATGCTCCACTTCCGAACCACGTTCAATCAGTATAACATTAAATCCGGCTTTTTGTAAAATATAAGCCGAAAAAAAACCTGCAGGCCCGCTTCCCACAACTACAACCTTTTCATCTCTCTTTTTGCAAGGAACACTTAAGGTTTCGCTTGAAAAAGGTACAGATTCCTTAATTTCTTCCGACTGAATAAAAACTTTCAACAACCAATGAATATCCCTTTTATTACGGGCATCCAGGCTCTTGTTTTCTATTTGAAAAGAAAAATTTTTTATTCGAAACTTATTTACTATTCTCGATCGCAGTTCAGCATCTGAATAATTTGTTGGCATTTTAATCTCAACTATTTTCTGTCCCATTTCAAGCCATATTATTAATATTGATCGGAGGTAAAATTAATTCAATTCAGAGCAAGATTTAGAATTTCTTTTATCTTG is part of the Bacteroidota bacterium genome and harbors:
- a CDS encoding type 1 glutamine amidotransferase, with translation MKILLIQNHATESFGYIETFLTEHNYEFVCFKAYEGNNYPPLKQFTHLMVGGSPHSANEVDSILFLKKEWEYLSKAIKLKLPVFGLCFGAQIVARILGAKVQKNALLEIGDSELKLTIAGQSDPFFKGFPKKFHAFQWHGDTFDVPENAELLVEGKSCNNQAFRYNNILAVQFHLEVDHIMASQWYSHFKNDMKGYHKNAEQIVQECLAIEKAQLQLCEIMLNNFFE
- a CDS encoding FAD-dependent oxidoreductase, which produces MGQKIVEIKMPTNYSDAELRSRIVNKFRIKNFSFQIENKSLDARNKRDIHWLLKVFIQSEEIKESVPFSSETLSVPCKKRDEKVVVVGSGPAGFFSAYILQKAGFNVILIERGSEVEHRGQMIEKFEKTEKFDSNNNYAYGEGGAGTFSDGKLTSRSKHISTERGFIINEYVDAGAPQEIKYMAHPHLGSDNLKIIAKNLREKFVKIGGEIIFNTCVTDLKIKKGKIHTVETSTGKNYETDYLIMAIGHSAFETYRMLIKKGVQFRSKNFAIGSRMEHPQELINKAQWGIESLPGVKAAEYRLTSNADDKHHVYSFCMCPGGMVVPATAYKGSNIVNGMSMYGRDAKFANAACVASLNLSQLLNREVSALESLDWVEKLEQKFFDFSGSYQAPYCRIEDFITRKISSLAIETSYPLGLVSAPLWELLPKEISEAMKVGLLDFNRKMKGFEKGILLGLESKTSSSIQVLREKSGLCEGFGNLYMLGEGSGYAGGIISSAADGVKGAMHLINNAG